Proteins encoded within one genomic window of Lagenorhynchus albirostris chromosome 9, mLagAlb1.1, whole genome shotgun sequence:
- the LRRC56 gene encoding leucine-rich repeat-containing protein 56 isoform X1, whose product MDQAWDRAHGPRPSIASVPVRALSWQPRPQSKAPGSRGGSHSGRLPEEHLSPARLQALAQVDDLRLVSVLELCVNTHENSLGNFGLHLPNLSQLKLNGSCLGSLRDLGTSLGRLQVLWLARCGLADLDGIGSFPALKVGLRRSGECGGRGALTEPPRAPQELYLSYNDVSDLSPLCLLEQLEVLDLEGNCVQDPGQLRYLQLCPRLATLTLEGNPLCLWPGPGPAHQVPQGYNYRAEVRKLVPQLQVLDELPATHTRLTTSRKLDHDWLVVKEAIKEGSVLDSLLPGLGSPHGSPVWRCSPELCSPETQRRAPRPWPCSLLVPGGPLPAGLLPQGPAPQDDASSLTHGAGRVLCGNPAKGLQERRHQCQAGAHPERLPPPGPEDLAARASAPGPDPADSRHLLASASLPALRELRLRPLPSRCLESREEAAAAPGGPQRGPEEEQDEAGPTTRPRPPSLAPEPSRTLGYNLTPSPPKSLMPSDRGSSSWGSTDLQFRGRHLRALGSLGPGLGQGLAAVTALRALEVASGPSPRAEGCPGPKPAPDPAARPPASSACRT is encoded by the exons ATGGACCAGGCCTGGGACAGAGCCCACGGGCCTCGGCCAAGCATAGCCAGTGTCCCAGTGCGGGCGCTGAGCTGGCAGCCCCGCCCCCAGAGCAAGGCCCCGGGCAGCCGAGGGGGCAGCCACAGCGGGCGGCTGCCGGAGGAGCACCTGTCACCTGCCCGACTG CAGGCCCTGGCCCAGGTGGATGACCTCCGACTGGTGAGCGTGCTGGAGCTGTGTGTCAACACCCACGAGAACAGCCTGGGGAACTTTG GGCTGCACCTGCCCAACCTCAGCCAGCTGAAGCTGAACGGCAGCTGCCTGGGCTCCCTGAG GGACCTGGGCACCTCCCTGGGCCGCCTGCAGGTGCTGTGGCTGGCTCGCTGCGGCCTGGCTGACCTGGATGGCATCGGCTCCTTCCCGGCCCTGAAGGTGGGTCTGCGGCGCTCCGGGGagtgcggggggaggggggccctGACTGAGCCCCCCCGTGCCCCCCAGGAGCTCTACCTTTCCTACAACGACGTCTCGGACCTGAGCCCGCTGTGCCTGCTTGAGCAGCTGGAGGTGCTGGACCTGGAGGGCAACTGTGTGCAGGACCCAGGGCAGCTGCGCTACCTGCAGCTGTGCCCGCGGCTGGCCACGCTCACCCTGGAGGGCAACCCGCTATGCCTGtggcccggccccggccccgcccaccaG GTGCCCCAGGGCTACAACTACCGGGCAGAGGTCAGGAAGCTCGTCCCCCAGCTGCAGGTCTTGGATGAGCTGCCGGCCACACACACACGCCTGACGACCTCCCGGAAGCTGGACCACGACTGGCTCGTGGTGAAGGAGGCCATCAAGGAGGGCAGCGTCCTGGACAGCCTGCTCCCCGGTCTGG GTTCTCCCCACGGATCCCCCGTTTGGAGATGCAGCCCCGAGCTATGCTCACCTGAGACCCAGCGCAgggcccccaggccctggccctgctccctgCTGGTCCCCGGGGGCCCCCTGCCTGCAGGCCTTcttccccagggcccagccccacAGGACGACGCCAGCAGCCTCACCCACG GTGCCGGCCGGGTCCTCTGTGGAAACCCCGCCAAAGGCCTGCAGGAGCGCCGGCACCAGTGCCAG GCTGGGGCGCACCCGGAGAGGCTGCCGCCTCCCGGGCCCGAAGACCTGGCCGCCCGGGCCTCCGCGCCAGGGCCTGACCCTGCAGACAGCCGCCACCTCCTGGCCTCGGCCAGCCTTCCGGCCTTGAGGGAGCTGCGCCTGCG tcccctccccagtAGGTGCCTGGAGTCCCGGGAGGAGGCGGCTGCCGCCCCTGGGGGCCCACAGAGGGGCCCTGAGGAAGAGCAGGACGAGGCTGGGCCCACGACTCGCCCCCGCCCCCCGAGCCTGGCCCCAG agCCTTCCAGGACCCTGGGCTACAACCTGACCCCCTCTCCTCCCAAGTCCCTCATGCCATCTGACAGGGGCAGCAGCTCCTGGGGGTCCACAGATCTGCAGTTTCGGGGGCGTCACCTCAGAGCCCTGGGTAGTCTGGGGCCTGGCCTGGGTCAGGGGCTGGCTGCAGTGACTGCTCTGAGAGCCCTAGAGGTGGCCTCAGGCCCCAGCCCTCGAGCCGAAGGCTGTCCAGGCCCAAAGCCAGCACCAGATCCAGCAGCCAGACCCCCAGCCTCCAGTGCATGCCGCACCTGA
- the HRAS gene encoding GTPase HRas isoform X2: MTEYKLVVVGAGGVGKSALTIQLIQNHFVDEYDPTIEDSYRKQVVIDGETCLLDILDTAGQEEYSAMRDQYMRTGEGFLCVFAINNAKSFEDIHQYREQIKRVKDSDDVPMVLVGNKCDLAARTVESRQAQDLARSYGIPYIETSAKTRQGSRSGSGSSSGTLWDPPGPP, translated from the exons ATGACGGAGTATAAGCTCGTGGTGGTGGGCGCTGGAGGCGTGGGGAAGAGCGCCCTGACCATCCAGCTCATTCAGAACCACTTTGTGGATGAGTACGACCCCACCATAGAG GACTCCTACCGGAAGCAAGTGGTCATCGATGGGGAGACGTGCCTGTTGGACATCCTGGACACGGCGGGCCAGGAGGAGTACAGCGCCATGCGGGACCAGTACATGCGCACCGGGGAGGGCTTCCTTTGTGTGTTTGCCATCAACAACGCCAAGTCCTTCGAGGACATCCACCAGTATAG GGAGCAGATCAAACGGGTGAAGGACTCGGATGACGTGCCCATGGTGCTGGTGGGGAACAAGTGTGACCTGGCCGCGCGCACCGTGGAGTCTCGGCAGGCCCAGGACCTCGCCCGCAGCTACGGCATCCCCTACATCGAGACGTCGGCCAAGACGCGCCAG GGCAGCCGCTCTGGCTCTGGCTCCAGCTCCGGGACCCTCTGGGACCCTCCGGGACCCCCGTGA
- the LRRC56 gene encoding leucine-rich repeat-containing protein 56 isoform X3 — translation MDQAWDRAHGPRPSIASVPVRALSWQPRPQSKAPGSRGGSHSGRLPEEHLSPARLQALAQVDDLRLVSVLELCVNTHENSLGNFGLHLPNLSQLKLNGSCLGSLRDLGTSLGRLQVLWLARCGLADLDGIGSFPALKLEVLDLEGNCVQDPGQLRYLQLCPRLATLTLEGNPLCLWPGPGPAHQVPQGYNYRAEVRKLVPQLQVLDELPATHTRLTTSRKLDHDWLVVKEAIKEGSVLDSLLPGLGSPHGSPVWRCSPELCSPETQRRAPRPWPCSLLVPGGPLPAGLLPQGPAPQDDASSLTHGAGRVLCGNPAKGLQERRHQCQAGAHPERLPPPGPEDLAARASAPGPDPADSRHLLASASLPALRELRLRPLPSRCLESREEAAAAPGGPQRGPEEEQDEAGPTTRPRPPSLAPEPSRTLGYNLTPSPPKSLMPSDRGSSSWGSTDLQFRGRHLRALGSLGPGLGQGLAAVTALRALEVASGPSPRAEGCPGPKPAPDPAARPPASSACRT, via the exons ATGGACCAGGCCTGGGACAGAGCCCACGGGCCTCGGCCAAGCATAGCCAGTGTCCCAGTGCGGGCGCTGAGCTGGCAGCCCCGCCCCCAGAGCAAGGCCCCGGGCAGCCGAGGGGGCAGCCACAGCGGGCGGCTGCCGGAGGAGCACCTGTCACCTGCCCGACTG CAGGCCCTGGCCCAGGTGGATGACCTCCGACTGGTGAGCGTGCTGGAGCTGTGTGTCAACACCCACGAGAACAGCCTGGGGAACTTTG GGCTGCACCTGCCCAACCTCAGCCAGCTGAAGCTGAACGGCAGCTGCCTGGGCTCCCTGAG GGACCTGGGCACCTCCCTGGGCCGCCTGCAGGTGCTGTGGCTGGCTCGCTGCGGCCTGGCTGACCTGGATGGCATCGGCTCCTTCCCGGCCCTGAAG CTGGAGGTGCTGGACCTGGAGGGCAACTGTGTGCAGGACCCAGGGCAGCTGCGCTACCTGCAGCTGTGCCCGCGGCTGGCCACGCTCACCCTGGAGGGCAACCCGCTATGCCTGtggcccggccccggccccgcccaccaG GTGCCCCAGGGCTACAACTACCGGGCAGAGGTCAGGAAGCTCGTCCCCCAGCTGCAGGTCTTGGATGAGCTGCCGGCCACACACACACGCCTGACGACCTCCCGGAAGCTGGACCACGACTGGCTCGTGGTGAAGGAGGCCATCAAGGAGGGCAGCGTCCTGGACAGCCTGCTCCCCGGTCTGG GTTCTCCCCACGGATCCCCCGTTTGGAGATGCAGCCCCGAGCTATGCTCACCTGAGACCCAGCGCAgggcccccaggccctggccctgctccctgCTGGTCCCCGGGGGCCCCCTGCCTGCAGGCCTTcttccccagggcccagccccacAGGACGACGCCAGCAGCCTCACCCACG GTGCCGGCCGGGTCCTCTGTGGAAACCCCGCCAAAGGCCTGCAGGAGCGCCGGCACCAGTGCCAG GCTGGGGCGCACCCGGAGAGGCTGCCGCCTCCCGGGCCCGAAGACCTGGCCGCCCGGGCCTCCGCGCCAGGGCCTGACCCTGCAGACAGCCGCCACCTCCTGGCCTCGGCCAGCCTTCCGGCCTTGAGGGAGCTGCGCCTGCG tcccctccccagtAGGTGCCTGGAGTCCCGGGAGGAGGCGGCTGCCGCCCCTGGGGGCCCACAGAGGGGCCCTGAGGAAGAGCAGGACGAGGCTGGGCCCACGACTCGCCCCCGCCCCCCGAGCCTGGCCCCAG agCCTTCCAGGACCCTGGGCTACAACCTGACCCCCTCTCCTCCCAAGTCCCTCATGCCATCTGACAGGGGCAGCAGCTCCTGGGGGTCCACAGATCTGCAGTTTCGGGGGCGTCACCTCAGAGCCCTGGGTAGTCTGGGGCCTGGCCTGGGTCAGGGGCTGGCTGCAGTGACTGCTCTGAGAGCCCTAGAGGTGGCCTCAGGCCCCAGCCCTCGAGCCGAAGGCTGTCCAGGCCCAAAGCCAGCACCAGATCCAGCAGCCAGACCCCCAGCCTCCAGTGCATGCCGCACCTGA
- the HRAS gene encoding GTPase HRas isoform X1: MTEYKLVVVGAGGVGKSALTIQLIQNHFVDEYDPTIEDSYRKQVVIDGETCLLDILDTAGQEEYSAMRDQYMRTGEGFLCVFAINNAKSFEDIHQYREQIKRVKDSDDVPMVLVGNKCDLAARTVESRQAQDLARSYGIPYIETSAKTRQGVEDAFYTLVREIRQHKVRKLSPPDEGGPGCLSCRCLLS, translated from the exons ATGACGGAGTATAAGCTCGTGGTGGTGGGCGCTGGAGGCGTGGGGAAGAGCGCCCTGACCATCCAGCTCATTCAGAACCACTTTGTGGATGAGTACGACCCCACCATAGAG GACTCCTACCGGAAGCAAGTGGTCATCGATGGGGAGACGTGCCTGTTGGACATCCTGGACACGGCGGGCCAGGAGGAGTACAGCGCCATGCGGGACCAGTACATGCGCACCGGGGAGGGCTTCCTTTGTGTGTTTGCCATCAACAACGCCAAGTCCTTCGAGGACATCCACCAGTATAG GGAGCAGATCAAACGGGTGAAGGACTCGGATGACGTGCCCATGGTGCTGGTGGGGAACAAGTGTGACCTGGCCGCGCGCACCGTGGAGTCTCGGCAGGCCCAGGACCTCGCCCGCAGCTACGGCATCCCCTACATCGAGACGTCGGCCAAGACGCGCCAG GGCGTGGAGGATGCCTTCTACACGCTGGTGCGCGAGATCCGGCAGCACAAGGTGCGCAAGCTGAGCCCGCCTGACGAGGGTGGCCCGGGCTGCCTGAGCTGCAGGTGCCTGCTCTCCTGA
- the LRRC56 gene encoding leucine-rich repeat-containing protein 56 isoform X4, with protein MDQAWDRAHGPRPSIASVPVRALSWQPRPQSKAPGSRGGSHSGRLPEEHLSPARLQALAQVDDLRLVSVLELCVNTHENSLGNFGLHLPNLSQLKLNGSCLGSLRDLGTSLGRLQVLWLARCGLADLDGIGSFPALKVPQGYNYRAEVRKLVPQLQVLDELPATHTRLTTSRKLDHDWLVVKEAIKEGSVLDSLLPGLGSPHGSPVWRCSPELCSPETQRRAPRPWPCSLLVPGGPLPAGLLPQGPAPQDDASSLTHGAGRVLCGNPAKGLQERRHQCQAGAHPERLPPPGPEDLAARASAPGPDPADSRHLLASASLPALRELRLRPLPSRCLESREEAAAAPGGPQRGPEEEQDEAGPTTRPRPPSLAPEPSRTLGYNLTPSPPKSLMPSDRGSSSWGSTDLQFRGRHLRALGSLGPGLGQGLAAVTALRALEVASGPSPRAEGCPGPKPAPDPAARPPASSACRT; from the exons ATGGACCAGGCCTGGGACAGAGCCCACGGGCCTCGGCCAAGCATAGCCAGTGTCCCAGTGCGGGCGCTGAGCTGGCAGCCCCGCCCCCAGAGCAAGGCCCCGGGCAGCCGAGGGGGCAGCCACAGCGGGCGGCTGCCGGAGGAGCACCTGTCACCTGCCCGACTG CAGGCCCTGGCCCAGGTGGATGACCTCCGACTGGTGAGCGTGCTGGAGCTGTGTGTCAACACCCACGAGAACAGCCTGGGGAACTTTG GGCTGCACCTGCCCAACCTCAGCCAGCTGAAGCTGAACGGCAGCTGCCTGGGCTCCCTGAG GGACCTGGGCACCTCCCTGGGCCGCCTGCAGGTGCTGTGGCTGGCTCGCTGCGGCCTGGCTGACCTGGATGGCATCGGCTCCTTCCCGGCCCTGAAG GTGCCCCAGGGCTACAACTACCGGGCAGAGGTCAGGAAGCTCGTCCCCCAGCTGCAGGTCTTGGATGAGCTGCCGGCCACACACACACGCCTGACGACCTCCCGGAAGCTGGACCACGACTGGCTCGTGGTGAAGGAGGCCATCAAGGAGGGCAGCGTCCTGGACAGCCTGCTCCCCGGTCTGG GTTCTCCCCACGGATCCCCCGTTTGGAGATGCAGCCCCGAGCTATGCTCACCTGAGACCCAGCGCAgggcccccaggccctggccctgctccctgCTGGTCCCCGGGGGCCCCCTGCCTGCAGGCCTTcttccccagggcccagccccacAGGACGACGCCAGCAGCCTCACCCACG GTGCCGGCCGGGTCCTCTGTGGAAACCCCGCCAAAGGCCTGCAGGAGCGCCGGCACCAGTGCCAG GCTGGGGCGCACCCGGAGAGGCTGCCGCCTCCCGGGCCCGAAGACCTGGCCGCCCGGGCCTCCGCGCCAGGGCCTGACCCTGCAGACAGCCGCCACCTCCTGGCCTCGGCCAGCCTTCCGGCCTTGAGGGAGCTGCGCCTGCG tcccctccccagtAGGTGCCTGGAGTCCCGGGAGGAGGCGGCTGCCGCCCCTGGGGGCCCACAGAGGGGCCCTGAGGAAGAGCAGGACGAGGCTGGGCCCACGACTCGCCCCCGCCCCCCGAGCCTGGCCCCAG agCCTTCCAGGACCCTGGGCTACAACCTGACCCCCTCTCCTCCCAAGTCCCTCATGCCATCTGACAGGGGCAGCAGCTCCTGGGGGTCCACAGATCTGCAGTTTCGGGGGCGTCACCTCAGAGCCCTGGGTAGTCTGGGGCCTGGCCTGGGTCAGGGGCTGGCTGCAGTGACTGCTCTGAGAGCCCTAGAGGTGGCCTCAGGCCCCAGCCCTCGAGCCGAAGGCTGTCCAGGCCCAAAGCCAGCACCAGATCCAGCAGCCAGACCCCCAGCCTCCAGTGCATGCCGCACCTGA
- the HRAS gene encoding GTPase HRas isoform X3 → MTCPWCWWGTSVTWPRAPWSLGRPRTSPAATASPTSRRRPRRARAAALALAPAPGPSGTLRDPRDPAAPLAGVEDAFYTLVREIRQHKVRKLSPPDEGGPGCLSCRCLLS, encoded by the exons ATGACGTGCCCATGGTGCTGGTGGGGAACAAGTGTGACCTGGCCGCGCGCACCGTGGAGTCTCGGCAGGCCCAGGACCTCGCCCGCAGCTACGGCATCCCCTACATCGAGACGTCGGCCAAGACGCGCCAG GGCAGCCGCTCTGGCTCTGGCTCCAGCTCCGGGACCCTCTGGGACCCTCCGGGACCCCCGTGACCCAGCAGCCCCTCTCGCT GGCGTGGAGGATGCCTTCTACACGCTGGTGCGCGAGATCCGGCAGCACAAGGTGCGCAAGCTGAGCCCGCCTGACGAGGGTGGCCCGGGCTGCCTGAGCTGCAGGTGCCTGCTCTCCTGA
- the LRRC56 gene encoding leucine-rich repeat-containing protein 56 isoform X2 has protein sequence MDQAWDRAHGPRPSIASVPVRALSWQPRPQSKAPGSRGGSHSGRLPEEHLSPARLQALAQVDDLRLVSVLELCVNTHENSLGNFGLHLPNLSQLKLNGSCLGSLRDLGTSLGRLQVLWLARCGLADLDGIGSFPALKELYLSYNDVSDLSPLCLLEQLEVLDLEGNCVQDPGQLRYLQLCPRLATLTLEGNPLCLWPGPGPAHQVPQGYNYRAEVRKLVPQLQVLDELPATHTRLTTSRKLDHDWLVVKEAIKEGSVLDSLLPGLGSPHGSPVWRCSPELCSPETQRRAPRPWPCSLLVPGGPLPAGLLPQGPAPQDDASSLTHGAGRVLCGNPAKGLQERRHQCQAGAHPERLPPPGPEDLAARASAPGPDPADSRHLLASASLPALRELRLRPLPSRCLESREEAAAAPGGPQRGPEEEQDEAGPTTRPRPPSLAPEPSRTLGYNLTPSPPKSLMPSDRGSSSWGSTDLQFRGRHLRALGSLGPGLGQGLAAVTALRALEVASGPSPRAEGCPGPKPAPDPAARPPASSACRT, from the exons ATGGACCAGGCCTGGGACAGAGCCCACGGGCCTCGGCCAAGCATAGCCAGTGTCCCAGTGCGGGCGCTGAGCTGGCAGCCCCGCCCCCAGAGCAAGGCCCCGGGCAGCCGAGGGGGCAGCCACAGCGGGCGGCTGCCGGAGGAGCACCTGTCACCTGCCCGACTG CAGGCCCTGGCCCAGGTGGATGACCTCCGACTGGTGAGCGTGCTGGAGCTGTGTGTCAACACCCACGAGAACAGCCTGGGGAACTTTG GGCTGCACCTGCCCAACCTCAGCCAGCTGAAGCTGAACGGCAGCTGCCTGGGCTCCCTGAG GGACCTGGGCACCTCCCTGGGCCGCCTGCAGGTGCTGTGGCTGGCTCGCTGCGGCCTGGCTGACCTGGATGGCATCGGCTCCTTCCCGGCCCTGAAG GAGCTCTACCTTTCCTACAACGACGTCTCGGACCTGAGCCCGCTGTGCCTGCTTGAGCAGCTGGAGGTGCTGGACCTGGAGGGCAACTGTGTGCAGGACCCAGGGCAGCTGCGCTACCTGCAGCTGTGCCCGCGGCTGGCCACGCTCACCCTGGAGGGCAACCCGCTATGCCTGtggcccggccccggccccgcccaccaG GTGCCCCAGGGCTACAACTACCGGGCAGAGGTCAGGAAGCTCGTCCCCCAGCTGCAGGTCTTGGATGAGCTGCCGGCCACACACACACGCCTGACGACCTCCCGGAAGCTGGACCACGACTGGCTCGTGGTGAAGGAGGCCATCAAGGAGGGCAGCGTCCTGGACAGCCTGCTCCCCGGTCTGG GTTCTCCCCACGGATCCCCCGTTTGGAGATGCAGCCCCGAGCTATGCTCACCTGAGACCCAGCGCAgggcccccaggccctggccctgctccctgCTGGTCCCCGGGGGCCCCCTGCCTGCAGGCCTTcttccccagggcccagccccacAGGACGACGCCAGCAGCCTCACCCACG GTGCCGGCCGGGTCCTCTGTGGAAACCCCGCCAAAGGCCTGCAGGAGCGCCGGCACCAGTGCCAG GCTGGGGCGCACCCGGAGAGGCTGCCGCCTCCCGGGCCCGAAGACCTGGCCGCCCGGGCCTCCGCGCCAGGGCCTGACCCTGCAGACAGCCGCCACCTCCTGGCCTCGGCCAGCCTTCCGGCCTTGAGGGAGCTGCGCCTGCG tcccctccccagtAGGTGCCTGGAGTCCCGGGAGGAGGCGGCTGCCGCCCCTGGGGGCCCACAGAGGGGCCCTGAGGAAGAGCAGGACGAGGCTGGGCCCACGACTCGCCCCCGCCCCCCGAGCCTGGCCCCAG agCCTTCCAGGACCCTGGGCTACAACCTGACCCCCTCTCCTCCCAAGTCCCTCATGCCATCTGACAGGGGCAGCAGCTCCTGGGGGTCCACAGATCTGCAGTTTCGGGGGCGTCACCTCAGAGCCCTGGGTAGTCTGGGGCCTGGCCTGGGTCAGGGGCTGGCTGCAGTGACTGCTCTGAGAGCCCTAGAGGTGGCCTCAGGCCCCAGCCCTCGAGCCGAAGGCTGTCCAGGCCCAAAGCCAGCACCAGATCCAGCAGCCAGACCCCCAGCCTCCAGTGCATGCCGCACCTGA